In the Andrena cerasifolii isolate SP2316 chromosome 3, iyAndCera1_principal, whole genome shotgun sequence genome, AATAAGTCCATTGTTGGGACAACAAACACGTAAATTAACCTCTTTCATTTGTTTGTACCGTGTCGCATTTGCACATGTCACGTGTGAACATGTACTTGACTCGTGTTGTACCTGCGTAATGACTCTCGATAAAGGTGAAATAGataataaagtttttttaaatgtttcgaCTTAGAAGTAACACCGCGTTCAATGTCACGTAAATAACAgcgtatttataacttttttccctgACTTGACACACACGTCACGTGCTGAAATCTTATAATCCTATTTGTTAACCATATTCGCTGACGCCTTTAGGCGTCCGCCGCGCGCGCTCTGCTGATTCCACTGCGGGCTTATAAGCGCTGTagttagggaatacaatcccggccattatttactatcccgggattttttaaagtctgtCTCGGGATTTTTggactaatcccgggattgggtaatagaaaactTCAGTAATtataatgatttattatgtgctaaaattctaaatctttatttaatgtAAACGAACTTACAGTCTATCATTAgtctgaaataataataaaatcagtaaaccattatgaagatttgtGGAAATGCGAAGgaagaaacagcaaagcacctaAAGTACGTACGTATATAACTACAATATTTCGACTTTACGTGTTCAGAgaagttgcgatttgcaactcgcgtgatttcgaaatagcggaaagtgagaatatcattgtaaaaataaatatggtgcaGTTAGCTGTATGcgacttaacattattatttaaataaatcattattactattatcgtcattattatggaatgactatgtttatttactctgtttatttttatatttttttcaggtgttcataaagtaattcagatttttaaaaaatcccaaaattctcgggattagttatatgaaatcccgggatttttggaatccaaaaaatagCCGGGATCGTGGGATCccgtatcccgggattgtattccctagctGTAGTGTATAAAGGGTTTTAAAGCAAGAAACGTGAAACTATATAAAAGTGATGCAATTACATCACAGCCAGTGTGTTCGATTGCCGCATTAATTCCACGTTTTTGTTTGTAGATCTTGGCACTCGTACGATAAAATTTACTCGCTAATCATTCTACGAGTTGGGAAATATGTCTATCATATTACAATGGCTCGATCATGGCTAGGATGTTTGTTGGGCGTTTTAGTACCGTCGACAGTCTTTTACCTGTATTTATTGTTGAATGGTAATATCTGCGTTATTGCTCCGCCGGATCTTGTTCTTGACGTAGCGTGTGTTCTTGTAGTTCCCTCCGCTGAAATCGGTTCCTTCAAACTCGATGGGAAATCGAGCTTGTCGATGGACGTGGAAAAAACGAATTTCTACGCGAAACAGCTCGCCCTCGAAAATTTGCGATCCGAAAATGATCGCGTCGAGGTAAAAGCAAAGTTTTCCCACATTTATCCCGTTAGTTCGTCGATGTTCAGTCTTCGAAGCTCTCAGTGTTAAGACACACCGGGGATTTCAGTCtgtacgaataaaaaaattgttgcaaGGTGATTCTTAATTGTGTGTCAGACGTTAGTAAGTGGTAGGCATTATCGAATATTAGGGTTGCGGTGAAAGAGGCTATCAGTGGTCTGGCTAGCTCAATTGGTTCAAGCAGTCTTCCGTTTCAAATGAAAGATCCGGCTTTCAAATCCCAATTCCGTGATTCAATCGATCGATTTCCTGTAATCCCGTTTGATTCTTTTCCTTGTAAAGAACTTGGAAGTTTGGAGAGCCGAGTTTCATCTCGCCTTCACATTTAGTCGTGGTGTTCTCTTCACTGTAGAACTAAACGGTAGTCGTCGAATTCCAGGCCAACGATTCGAACGCCCCACTCTTTTATTTCTCCTGAATTTATGAGGTCAATCAACAACTTAAAGAAAGGTGACACGCACTTGagaaccaccctgtatatatcaCATAGGAATGAAAAGACTAACTATCCCATTAGAAAGAACTTAAAGATTGAAACGTCGAAGATCGGCGGTAGACCGTTAACGTCGTTCTCTTTTAAGGCAAAGTGCGAGACCATACACATCGCGATGGTGTGCGCTGGCTACAATTCAACGTTCGCTCTGGTGACAGTAGTAAAATCCGTTTTATTCTATCGTACTAAACCTCTGCACTTTCACTTGCTCGTCGACGAGATCGCAAAGAGAACACTGACGACCCTGTTTGAAACATGGGATCTACCACATGGTTAGTAAACCCTCGCCGCGATTGCCATTCTCATCTGTTCCTTAGGGTCCATCAAATGGACGAATTAATCCCAAATCCATCTTCAACTGTCGTATATACATACGCGTACAACGTATATTCCtgtgcagtggcgcacccaaagaaaaaggaaaaagagattaatgtaactacggctgaagtaattcaagagctttgtaaaaagaaaaggaagctggattttattgtttaaataaattgttattaatgaattttattgagtttgtattaaaattattggatatacttccgaatggccccagtggccgaacCACACGAGGTTTGGGGAGAGAGgtagggagggggtgtggagcctaaatctaaaattatagcttcgggtatttattagtttccgaaatattaataaaaaatcattattaatttttttttacaaattatttttttgaactgcatacacgtagccctaacggggaccCATCCTGACCCTcaatttgttctacggacagctggacgccgTCTTCTTACCTCTGCGCCCCTCAGACGCctaaatggcatgcatatttagctgaaattcaaagccaattttctcgaaaacgaaacgcgaTATCACAAAATTGTAtcttatattttcgtcttattttggcctgtagaatcaccccccccccctagagtaTAATAATTGATTATCAATAGAATAATAGGTATCCACCTGAATAATAGGATGGATGTTACCCGCAAGTATCTGGTTCAAATCTTCAAACACATCGGTTCCATTCTAccttgctttacgcgccccccgcactcaTCTAGCCCcagccaatactaatatccaggacaaattggaaagtggaatgcgttgtgtcggaataagtaaaCAGAATCGCTAAAAGATttgtattaatatctcggaaactaataaattcccgaagcaacaattttagatttaggatcCACACgcgctccccacccctcccgtcAAACCATATGTCGATcgaccactggggccattcggaagtacagcgaaattatttttatccgttcgacTCGGTTCTCCCCAGGGTTAactcctgagtgcgccactggtccTATGTACACATATCCActtataaattgaaacgaaaGATCCTGCAGGTTTTCCATCGATCTTAGTTCAAGAGCGTTACACTTCCACGGCATTAGCAACGAACGTCCCCtgaaaaaaaatgtctaacctcgCGCTGTTAGTCCGATTGCAAGAATTAAGCGTGCTGGCCGGGTGAACTAAATTTGAACGACCAATTAACCCCGGGGTGTGGCGTTGCCCAAGGAACGGATGGGAGCTGGCGAACGCCGCGCGAGTCTCTGACGTCGACAATTTTTTTCCCCGTTCGCTCGTTCCAGTGAACTTGACGTATTACAAGGCCGAGGGATGGGTGCCGATGGTGTCCTGGATACCGAACAAGCATTACTCCGGCGTTTACGGGCTTCTGAAATTAATCCTGCCGGATGCGATGCGGGAGGACAAAGTGCTCGTATTCGACACGGACGTGACCGTCCTGAACGACGTTAGCTTGCTCTGGAGGATGTTCGAGAAGTTCTCGAACGAGCAGGCCCTCGGACTGACGGAGAATCAGAGCCACTGGTACATAAAGGCGTTGTCTTACGGTCAACGGCCATGGCCGGCTCTGGGACGGGGCTTCAACACCGGCGTGATGCTAATGCACTTGCAGCAACTACGTAACAGAAAATTTACGAGCCTGTGGGAAACTGTTACGAAGCGCGTGCTGGCCTTTATACCGGAGACTAGCTTAGCCGATCAGGACGTGATCAATGCTGTTATCAAAGAGCACCCCTCTGTCGTGTACAAAATAGAGTGCACGTGGAATATTCAGCTGAGCGACCACACCATCAGCGATCTCTGTTATCGCGACGCTGATCGCATAAGTGTACGTAAACTCCCCCCTTCATTGGTAATACTTTTACCTCCCTTCGCTCCAAGAGTTTTCCACGACTGTCGTGCGGCTCCTTTTAGATCGTGCATTGGAATTCCCCTCGAAAGCAGGATGTATATAATAAGCACATCAATGAGTTCCGTAAGTTGCACAAGGTCTTCCTCGAAATGGACGGGAACCTGCTACGCAGACGCTTATTCGGTTGTGATAAACACGAAAGTGTGTCCCAAGTAAGAAAAACCTGTATAGAGGTGTAACTGTTGCAACGGTAGAGGAAGTgcggtatatttggaataccagtttgtttaagacgaataaacaATTACGGCAGAGGGTGGgagcaaataaaactgcataatatcatataGAAACTAATAATACACTTTTATGTTTCAAACCCTCAGTAATAATAACAAaccaaaagtaactgaaactgtggtctaaatgaaaaatgacaggaagtatcgatttcgttaggGTGCAGGTatattggaataccggtatttcAATTTACCTTCCCTTTATAAACCTaagggtcagtccactgtgacggtttaaaaaattaagatatttttaaagatttttttctccttaGATACAacttataatgcaataaatctgtttggtatttattaagctactctcatattatacaaaaaaaaattaaaagaatttttttaatttgttttaaaacttaaaacgcaattatctcaaaacaacatttttttcaactggAGCAGGTGATTGCAGAAAAACTattagaccaatcagtctggaatttttacacgttattcagaacatcagtggctatcacggaaacctttttggattaaccatttcatactttttacagggcaaaatgattgaaaaattcagcgtatttcgacacttaaacttcaaaccttcgGTATTTCGAATTAGCagcatggcattgaaacctaaaatttcatgtcataCTTTGTATTCTgcaaattatcgcaaaactgacatggaaccatagaaggaacatgtaAATGAGCAGATTAAGTGTTTAAatctaaagtttcgacatattttaaccatgattagaacgattgaatacttgctgaaagtGTTTTGCAGATTGGCATGTTCttactctgcagattaagtcgaaaatgtaaaaatgccGGTTCGTCCACAAGTGATATTAGTTAAcgggtcattagcccctattatttaCGGAGTTACAAActagatagcgttagtagtttattaaatacttcggtattccaaatatgctgcacttcctctaccttTCTTTCTTCGAATCAAGTAACTTTAACGCGTTGCTACTGTTATTTAGTATATTCTGGTGAATATTCTCACTCTATGTGGCAACTCTGCTTGGTTGTGGCAACTGTGCCAACTGTACCTACTATCTTTGCTACCGTCTGTGTGTTAAACTTAAACTTTCTCTGAACCATCGttgtattgggatctgacatagtgatcctctagggagtgatcggtataagcgcagccattttggagcaaaatcgcaaataacataacctaaacgtttatctatctctttctatcagtatttctctctctctttttgtctctgtctgtctctttctatcagtatttctgttgcttttgctccaaatcgcagcaaccaatcagcgacgatacacgttgttccgatcactacctagacGGATCACTAatctgacatccgtcaccatgacatctggtggcggaaagtagaagcgctcGTTGGGTACACATCAATTCCTGCCTGTTCTCCTCGTGCCGTTGCAAACAATTCCGCTGAGCGGGATTTGAATCTGCCCAATCGCaaatactttgcatagaaaggaacattttcgcaaaaaactacATTATTATCGCATGTACAACACATGTATCTTGTACCCATATCGGCGCCACCTTGGCTATGCCCCGCccccatgtcagatcccaacACCGCAAAGATTGGAACTGCCAAATTCTAGTACAACGAGTCCAGCCCGTGTCGGGATTTCACGCGAGGTGCCACCATGCTGTATCGCACCCATCCGTTTCTTCTCGAGTACGAATACAACGTGTACGCCTCGGCGGACGTCGCTCTAGTAATTCAGTGTAGCGTGGAGAGAATACCGTTGCTGGAAGACCTATCGAAACACTGGTCAGGGACCATAAGCGTCGCGCTATACCTCACCGATGCTGAAGTCCAGAATTTCCTCGAGTTCGTGCGTGGTTCCGTCGAGCTGCGAAAGAGGAAGAACATTGCTTACCACGTGGTGTACAAAGATGGGGTGCGTTTCATTTACGTCTGCATAAGAACTCGACGGATTCTATAATTAATGTCGATGGTTCACTAGCAACAGATATCCAGTAACAAAGCTAACATTTCCGTAAAGTGAACCGACAGTAGCAAGGAATTCTCTATTAGGCGTAGATAGCCAATCAGTTTAACGCAATACGCGCATATTTAATTACACGAGGGTGTGTTTTATCCAGGAATTGTACCCGATCAATTATTTGAGGAACACTGCGATGTCATACGTATCGActccatttatttttcaactggATGTTGATTTTCTGCCGCAATACGGGCTACACGAGAGCCTCATGGGCTACATCGCTAAATTAAATATTAGCGAGTCGGACAAAGTAGCTTTGATCGTTCCTGCGTTTGAAACCGAACGATACAGGTATACCCCCGCCGCCGAAACATTGCGATATTCTTGCGTGCACGATATGCGTTTTGTAGGTTCACTTTCCCCGCTAACAAGGAAGAGCTACTGAAGTTCTTGAAGCGCGGCGTTTTGTACACATTTCGTTACCATGTTTGGACGCAGGGCCACGCTGCCACGAATTACAGTTACTGGCGGAACACCATGGAACCGTACGAAGTATGTCCGCCGAAGACCTTGCTCGTTGCTTTAATGGGGAGACAATTTAGCTAACGTTATTCATAGGTTTCTTGGGAGCCAGATTTTGAGCCGTACATCGTAGTCTCGAGATTGGCACCGCGATACGATACCAGATTTATTGGCTTCGGTTGGAACAAAGTTTCCTATCTAACGCATTTGACGGTATTAGACTACAAGTAAGAGATGATTCGTgactatctttttttttttaaactaacttTTACAGCATTCGGGCACTATAGCGCAATGCCATAAATTGAAGATTTATATAGGTACATTGTCTTGCCGGATACGTTCATTATTCACCGACCTCATGCCCCTAGTCTCGACATCGGCAAGTTCAGAACCGACTCTATTTATAGGAGGTAAAGTACCATTAAATGCGTTCAAAACAATTTATAGATTTAACACCTTGGGGAGATAGACGCCCAGTACAGCGCGTTGGAGGTTTCGTCGCGTTGTGTACTCCAGTAAATGATAAAGTCATCTTCCCGAATTAAACTAATCTGCTTTTCTCTTGCAACTTCGTTTTAGATGCCTGAAGAAGTTGAAGGACGACTTTGTCGAAGAGCTGGTGACGAAGTACGGCGAGAGTGCCCTATCAAAGTTGAAGAAAGTAACCAAAGAAGAGAAAATAATAAAGCCTGTGTGAACCAAACGAACcagattatatttatattttgagAAACTGTAAAGATGCTAATATTAATGCTATTTTTCCGAATAAAAACTGTCATGAAAAATCACAGAAACCCTTCGGCCGTATTCTTATCCGGCGCATTAGGTGGAGTCGCATCGGAACGCCGCGATGGGGGttgggaaatatttattaaaatttaatcatCGTAGTGGAGTGTACAGAGTGGTGCTTTCAGTACATTCTCTTAATGTTACAGTCACGCTAGAtagtttcatttataaaatatgtataatatttacaATGATAGTACACTGACATGGCATGTATAAATTATAACTCGGCCGAAACGCTACACCGAACAAAATTAAGTCCTGTCGTACGAGGCGAGTCGCGTGTTTCACGGTACAAACgttcgtagaaaaataattgTGACCATCAACGGAGCACAATGATAATAACAGCTCAACGTAACCGCAATAAATCGATagcaatattaaatattagccACAGCGACGATAATAATAGCATGATAACAGGcgcattaataaaaaaaagaaaggtatATAATAAAGAACAGGAAAATAAGACATGATCAACGTTtcgaaattttttcttttaacgccGATTATCCATCCTTAACGTTCCTATGTCATCTAGGATCTATAAGTAAAAGAAAATCCGAACGACGCTACGTTCCCTAAGAAGGTTCCCTTACGCCTAATATCGTGACACGCAAACATAGTTCCTTTACACCTATAATAATCCCTTATTACGATAAAAACACTTGAAAGCGTTTTTATCCTGTACAACGAGAGCTGTACGAGATACGAAAATATGTTAACGTGTAAACGTCATTTATTCATGACTCAGCCCCATAAGTCTGCACACATTCATCAAGTACAAGAAAGTCGGACGCTGGCCTGATCCACAGAAACCACGTCCACCCCCACACACCTTCGCTTAACAACCCCTCGTCAGGAACACGCTTCGCGTTTTCTGCACCGTATTATTATAACACGTTATAGTATACACACGGAAAAGTGAAGTCCTTTTAGCATTCGTTACAGACCTGGCGTGAATGGAATGAATTATTATTAGGCAATCTCAACGACGATTAGGACACGATCCGAGCGATCGTTAGGTATAACGCAATTTCGTTCGAGATCCATCCGATCTTGCATCGAGCGGCGCTGTTTTATCGCTTCGATGCTCCGCCAGGATCTGTACGTGTCTATACATTCGCTACGGACATTATTTCTGGTCACACGATCGTTCTTCATCGGAACTTCTATTTCGATCGTATCTTACTCTTACGCTTTCGCTTGAATTTTCTTCCGACGCTCTACACGCGGAAACATTATTTTCGCGCGATCCTTCGGGCACAGTCTCTTTATAGCTGCCTACGGCATGGCTTAGCCACGTTTGTCCATTCTATTAGGAGCGCAATTCCTTTGGATCAATAACTCTAACGCATCAAACGAAATTACGTCGTCTGGAGTTTCGAAAATATCAGTCTTCGAAGAGCGGCTAATATTCGGGGGCGAGTGAACGGACGCTGAGATTGTACGAGCTTCACGAGAGTGTACGCGATTTAGTGCGCAAAGGAACGGCCGTTTCAATTAATGCACAGTGCTTCCGAACTCTATACAATTTAAATAACATCACCGCCGTCGTAGCTGACGGCGGATCCTCGGAAATCAGATTTTAAACATTCATACTACCCACTGTGCATCAGGGAAATGCTGTTGAACGGAAACAATGCGGCAATAAAGATTACTATCATGTTTTCTGGAATGTGTATGTACAACGTGACGCGACAATGCATTTCTCGTAGTTGTCTGTCGATCGAGTACATAGTCCAggattaaaaaatcaaatttcttatatttttaccAATCGTATTATCGGTTACCGTGAACGAAGCGTCTAGGATTGGCGCCTAGCAGATAAAAAACGTTGTACAGAGATCGTCGTAGAGATGATTAGAATCGTCGAGGAACGTCGAGCTCCTCCGGATAAATCAGTCCTTCGTTGAATTAGATTAATTACACACGCGTGACGTCCAGATGGTTATGGTCGGATCGGTGTATTGGACGGTACTTTCATTTGCACGCTCTCATAGATGTGGTCGAGAACTTCGTGCCAATAATTCAGTGTCGGGGGTCTGAGAAATTATCTAGGAAATCCCGTTGAAGTGTCGGAGCTTAGTAAAAACAATAAGCACGGTATTTGCATGGTGTCTTGGGATTAAAATGAACGGAAGAATAATACGACTTTTCAGTGCGTCTTTAAACGGAGCGACTTGATAAATCACTGGCTTCGTTAGCATAAATGCGCACGATTAGTTAGTTTCTTTTCTGATTCGATCTCGTAGCTGTATGAAAAGCTTGTTCTTTATTTCAAAGGGTGGGTGACTTTGGggcctaaaaaaaattcaaatggtAACACGATTGCTAACAGTGCATCGTGTAAGCCTCTTTGGACTATGGAGAATTTGTCGGAGGGGATTTTTGTTGAAATCAATATTTACAGAGTTATCGGAACGGTTCCCAGTTACGTGTCCCGTTTTGCATGTCAACGTGTGTCGCCTGATTGACGATTTTACGATCGCATCTCTTGAAAGTCACGTCCGAATTGTCTGTtcggtttaaaaaatttacgctCGGCTTTTTATGCGCGAACACGTTATTTCTGTTGACGCCGATATTCCTTTTTCAATTTCCCGCCCCCTCCCGGGTTTCAAGCTTGTCAATATGCGATATTCCGGCGTGATAACAAATTTCTGATCATCTTCGAAAACGGTAGTCCTGCTCTTCCGACTGGCTCATCGAGCGATCTATGATCCAACCGGAAACCGGTGACAAATCCTATCGACAACGCGAGCCTAACAACGTCGTTCTCTACCAACGTCCCCCGTCGACGTCTTGAGCCGCCCTTTCGCCGCGAGTCGCGGCTGCTCCCCTTTTGATTCCCATCTTTCGTTTCGTTTATGCGAAGAAATCTCGACGGAGGCGGTCGCGCGTGTGTGTCTCATTAAAAATACTAAGTGAAACGTGCCCCAACATTCGCAACTGCACCAGCTTCGCCCcatccccctccctcccccgatCCTCCTTTGACTTCCGTCGTAACGACTTCAGGCGGATGTATACCCGACAGGCAGACACGCAGAGTCATTAGAAGAAGAGATGACGCTCGACACGGAGGATCGAAGCAGGCTGGCGTCTATCGATTCCGAACAGGATCGCCGCGAGGGCGGAGGAGCTTCCCGGGGGCCGGGCGCACGTGAACTATGTTATTGCGGCGTTGGGGTGTCAAAGAGAGGAGGTCTCATTAAAGCCTAACCACGCGCACAAAGTATCTCGCGATAATAATTGCACGCTGACTGGTGGCTCGTCATGTGCGAGCCCTGGTAAACATGCCTCGGCTAATAGTGCATAGAATACACGGCTCTCATCCCTCCCAACCCCTGTAATTGCGGGGCTTGCGCGTGTTCTATTTTCGCGTGTACTTGTCCTGCTATCGCCGAATAGGAGCTTCTGTGCATCAAAAGGGACGAGTCGCGATCCCGCGCGACGTTCAACGCGACAGGAGCCTCGTCGACGCGCGAAGAAGCGTCTGCCTCTCTGCGAGGGAAGTGGAATGGAAAAAGTTTTGACTTCTCAGAATTAATTGGAAGAACTTTAGATGATGGGAAAAGTAATTGCCAGGAACTGGGTGCATGATGGTCGTCGGAATCTTGCGAATGAACGCGAAGAGTAGATGGGATTACGCATCGTTGGATGAACGGAGCATCTCATAGCTGGAGACTTGATCGAAGATGAGAATCTCGAGGCTGCGGGCAGCAGCGATCAAAGGTAAAAGCGGATGACCGGTCGTCGAGGGACAGTTAGAAGTCCCCGCCTCGTGTGTAGCTCTATGTTAACTTTACTCTGCGACATCAGTGTATACGAATTTTATTCTCATTAACGCACGTGCCCGAACCGTGGAGCAGTCACGTACTACCCTCAGTTTCCTACTTGATGCCTTTTAATTTCGAGCGCACCATAATCCCGCGGAATACACGTGCAAGTGCTAACGCGGATGGAGAAAAGCAGCGTGGAGGAGCGCGCCGGGAACCGAGTTTCTGAGAGGCGGATCGCAGCCGCGATATATCGTAGAAACCTAACGACCGTTCAATTATGTTTTACTGCTCGTGCCGCGTGCGACGCGCAGGATGCGCGGCAGGTTTAATCGATTCCTCGGGAGCCGGTGTCACTGATCTCCGAGGGATGAGAACGAGCCTGTCTTCCCCGCGCGGTTGCAGTGGGCCTGGACGTGTCGCCGGAGAACCCGTCAaaatacaaaattacaaaaatatactcGTGGCGCCGTACCAACCGGTCGTGCCGCGCTGCGTTTAACGTGCGTATCTTCCAC is a window encoding:
- the LOC143366984 gene encoding xylosyl- and glucuronyltransferase LARGE1 isoform X4, giving the protein MVCAGYNSTFALVTVVKSVLFYRTKPLHFHLLVDEIAKRTLTTLFETWDLPHVNLTYYKAEGWVPMVSWIPNKHYSGVYGLLKLILPDAMREDKVLVFDTDVTVLNDVSLLWRMFEKFSNEQALGLTENQSHWYIKALSYGQRPWPALGRGFNTGVMLMHLQQLRNRKFTSLWETVTKRVLAFIPETSLADQDVINAVIKEHPSVVYKIECTWNIQLSDHTISDLCYRDADRISIVHWNSPRKQDVYNKHINEFRKLHKVFLEMDGNLLRRRLFGCDKHESVSQYNESSPCRDFTRGATMLYRTHPFLLEYEYNVYASADVALVIQCSVERIPLLEDLSKHWSGTISVALYLTDAEVQNFLEFVRGSVELRKRKNIAYHVVYKDGELYPINYLRNTAMSYVSTPFIFQLDVDFLPQYGLHESLMGYIAKLNISESDKVALIVPAFETERYRFTFPANKEELLKFLKRGVLYTFRYHVWTQGHAATNYSYWRNTMEPYEVSWEPDFEPYIVVSRLAPRYDTRFIGFGWNKVSYLTHLTVLDYKYIVLPDTFIIHRPHAPSLDIGKFRTDSIYRRCLKKLKDDFVEELVTKYGESALSKLKKVTKEEKIIKPV
- the LOC143366984 gene encoding xylosyl- and glucuronyltransferase LARGE2 isoform X1 translates to MKICGNAKEETAKHLKSWHSYDKIYSLIILRVGKYVYHITMARSWLGCLLGVLVPSTVFYLYLLLNVPSAEIGSFKLDGKSSLSMDVEKTNFYAKQLALENLRSENDRVEAKCETIHIAMVCAGYNSTFALVTVVKSVLFYRTKPLHFHLLVDEIAKRTLTTLFETWDLPHVNLTYYKAEGWVPMVSWIPNKHYSGVYGLLKLILPDAMREDKVLVFDTDVTVLNDVSLLWRMFEKFSNEQALGLTENQSHWYIKALSYGQRPWPALGRGFNTGVMLMHLQQLRNRKFTSLWETVTKRVLAFIPETSLADQDVINAVIKEHPSVVYKIECTWNIQLSDHTISDLCYRDADRISIVHWNSPRKQDVYNKHINEFRKLHKVFLEMDGNLLRRRLFGCDKHESVSQYNESSPCRDFTRGATMLYRTHPFLLEYEYNVYASADVALVIQCSVERIPLLEDLSKHWSGTISVALYLTDAEVQNFLEFVRGSVELRKRKNIAYHVVYKDGELYPINYLRNTAMSYVSTPFIFQLDVDFLPQYGLHESLMGYIAKLNISESDKVALIVPAFETERYRFTFPANKEELLKFLKRGVLYTFRYHVWTQGHAATNYSYWRNTMEPYEVSWEPDFEPYIVVSRLAPRYDTRFIGFGWNKVSYLTHLTVLDYKYIVLPDTFIIHRPHAPSLDIGKFRTDSIYRRCLKKLKDDFVEELVTKYGESALSKLKKVTKEEKIIKPV
- the LOC143366984 gene encoding xylosyl- and glucuronyltransferase LARGE1 isoform X2, giving the protein MARSWLGCLLGVLVPSTVFYLYLLLNVPSAEIGSFKLDGKSSLSMDVEKTNFYAKQLALENLRSENDRVEAKCETIHIAMVCAGYNSTFALVTVVKSVLFYRTKPLHFHLLVDEIAKRTLTTLFETWDLPHVNLTYYKAEGWVPMVSWIPNKHYSGVYGLLKLILPDAMREDKVLVFDTDVTVLNDVSLLWRMFEKFSNEQALGLTENQSHWYIKALSYGQRPWPALGRGFNTGVMLMHLQQLRNRKFTSLWETVTKRVLAFIPETSLADQDVINAVIKEHPSVVYKIECTWNIQLSDHTISDLCYRDADRISIVHWNSPRKQDVYNKHINEFRKLHKVFLEMDGNLLRRRLFGCDKHESVSQYNESSPCRDFTRGATMLYRTHPFLLEYEYNVYASADVALVIQCSVERIPLLEDLSKHWSGTISVALYLTDAEVQNFLEFVRGSVELRKRKNIAYHVVYKDGELYPINYLRNTAMSYVSTPFIFQLDVDFLPQYGLHESLMGYIAKLNISESDKVALIVPAFETERYRFTFPANKEELLKFLKRGVLYTFRYHVWTQGHAATNYSYWRNTMEPYEVSWEPDFEPYIVVSRLAPRYDTRFIGFGWNKVSYLTHLTVLDYKYIVLPDTFIIHRPHAPSLDIGKFRTDSIYRRCLKKLKDDFVEELVTKYGESALSKLKKVTKEEKIIKPV
- the LOC143366984 gene encoding xylosyl- and glucuronyltransferase LARGE1 isoform X3; amino-acid sequence: MTVGEKSRGTGVPSAEIGSFKLDGKSSLSMDVEKTNFYAKQLALENLRSENDRVEAKCETIHIAMVCAGYNSTFALVTVVKSVLFYRTKPLHFHLLVDEIAKRTLTTLFETWDLPHVNLTYYKAEGWVPMVSWIPNKHYSGVYGLLKLILPDAMREDKVLVFDTDVTVLNDVSLLWRMFEKFSNEQALGLTENQSHWYIKALSYGQRPWPALGRGFNTGVMLMHLQQLRNRKFTSLWETVTKRVLAFIPETSLADQDVINAVIKEHPSVVYKIECTWNIQLSDHTISDLCYRDADRISIVHWNSPRKQDVYNKHINEFRKLHKVFLEMDGNLLRRRLFGCDKHESVSQYNESSPCRDFTRGATMLYRTHPFLLEYEYNVYASADVALVIQCSVERIPLLEDLSKHWSGTISVALYLTDAEVQNFLEFVRGSVELRKRKNIAYHVVYKDGELYPINYLRNTAMSYVSTPFIFQLDVDFLPQYGLHESLMGYIAKLNISESDKVALIVPAFETERYRFTFPANKEELLKFLKRGVLYTFRYHVWTQGHAATNYSYWRNTMEPYEVSWEPDFEPYIVVSRLAPRYDTRFIGFGWNKVSYLTHLTVLDYKYIVLPDTFIIHRPHAPSLDIGKFRTDSIYRRCLKKLKDDFVEELVTKYGESALSKLKKVTKEEKIIKPV